From a region of the Halomicrobium mukohataei DSM 12286 genome:
- a CDS encoding glycoside hydrolase family 88 protein, with amino-acid sequence MSRSPQALAAAVTEPALPDRYFERPERSQEQLERALTDAIERIGENLDRYYDRFPTASSDDLVYGSTDNTDGWTTAFWTGLCWLAYDVTGQRRFRDAAEAQLETFAHRLDDGLVETHDLGFLYTLSAVAGYRLTDEERYRSIALRGADLLTDRYWQAPGLLQAWGSMDDEDDENRGRMIVDTMMNLPLLLWASEVTEEPRYRAIAASHARTNAAHIVRPDASTFHTFRCTVDDGTPLGGETAQGYDDDSCWSRGQTWAIYGYAVAADYLDTAAYAGLSAKVANYYLSHVEDDHVPLWDFDAPTDPAIRDSSAAAVAACGLDELSRQLPSGDERVPAYRNASLATLASLTEHYTAGADSNGLLTDGAYHPSDGDYGECCIWGDYFYVEALVRATRHYDRFW; translated from the coding sequence ATGAGCCGAAGTCCTCAGGCGCTCGCGGCCGCAGTGACCGAACCGGCGCTTCCCGACCGATACTTCGAGCGGCCCGAGCGAAGCCAGGAACAGTTAGAACGGGCGTTGACGGACGCGATCGAGCGGATCGGCGAGAACCTCGACCGGTACTACGACCGGTTCCCGACGGCTTCGAGCGACGACCTCGTCTACGGGTCGACCGACAACACCGACGGGTGGACGACCGCCTTCTGGACCGGACTGTGCTGGCTCGCCTACGACGTGACCGGCCAGCGGCGGTTCAGAGACGCCGCCGAGGCACAACTGGAGACGTTCGCGCACCGCCTCGACGACGGCCTCGTCGAGACGCACGATCTGGGCTTTCTGTACACGCTGTCGGCGGTCGCCGGCTACCGGCTCACCGACGAGGAGCGGTATCGATCGATCGCGCTCCGCGGGGCCGATCTGCTCACCGACCGCTACTGGCAGGCTCCCGGGCTCCTCCAGGCCTGGGGGAGCATGGACGACGAAGACGACGAGAACCGCGGGCGGATGATCGTCGACACGATGATGAACCTCCCGCTGCTGTTGTGGGCCAGCGAGGTCACGGAAGAGCCGCGGTACCGAGCTATCGCGGCCTCCCACGCCCGCACGAACGCCGCCCACATCGTCCGCCCGGACGCCTCGACGTTTCACACGTTCCGGTGTACCGTCGATGACGGGACGCCACTGGGTGGTGAGACGGCCCAGGGGTACGACGACGACTCCTGCTGGTCGCGCGGGCAGACGTGGGCGATCTACGGCTACGCGGTCGCCGCCGACTACCTCGACACCGCTGCCTACGCGGGGCTCTCGGCCAAGGTCGCGAACTACTACCTCTCGCACGTCGAGGACGACCACGTCCCGCTGTGGGACTTCGACGCCCCGACTGACCCGGCGATCCGAGACAGCTCGGCCGCCGCCGTCGCCGCCTGCGGGCTGGACGAACTCTCCCGACAGCTGCCAAGCGGCGACGAGCGCGTCCCGGCCTACCGCAACGCCTCGCTGGCGACGCTGGCCAGTCTCACCGAGCACTACACCGCGGGCGCGGACTCGAACGGACTCCTGACCGACGGTGCGTACCACCCGTCGGACGGCGACTACGGCGAGTGTTGCATCTGGGGCGACTACTTCTACGTCGAGGCGCTCGTCCGGGCGACCCGACACTACGACCGGTTCTGGTAA